The Naumovozyma dairenensis CBS 421 chromosome 8, complete genome genomic sequence TCATAACTCACTAATGTGGCTACATCCTTGAGGAACGTGAAATATTCTTCGTCTTGTAAGTCTTTACTTTCATGATATCCTCCAAGTAAACTCTCTAAGCTATCATTGGCAAATGGATTTTCCGGTAGTGGCACCTTCTTCAGCGGTTCGTATATATGTCTCCATCCAAAACTTTTAAAATGAAGTGGTATAGACCTGTATTTTCGTGGAGTTAACGCACCTTTATATTCAGTAGGTGGAACAATCCACAAATCCCcatttttatcttcataGAAATCCTCATTATTTGCGTTTAATGTATCAAATAACTGTGGCGAATCAACAGCATACGGATGTTTTgttaattttaatatattccaatCAACGAGATCACACTCctcaatatattctttttcctcATCGGTAAGATTTCGTAAATAGTCTTGCTCATTGGGGTtaattatcttcttctctatTATGTCAACAAGAAATCCACCGGTAACCATCAATGAATCTGATATTTTGAACAAAGTTGCCTTCGAAGAATTTGATTCTCTAATCCATTCACTTATTAGACTTGGAAATACAGATTTGCTAACAtactttatattttgaagCAGTTTTGTTTTGCTTTTCTCGTATATTAGTTTAAACGTAACAAAGTCATCTTCGGATCTCCCGTCTGAGAAAAAATACTCTTTCATTTTTCGAAGTCGCCAGTAGTTCTTCTCTAAACTCATATCAAATAAACTTCGTTGTAAGACTTCCAATTCTTTGACCTtgtcttgttcttctttcttttctaaattcTTGACTTTAAGTCGGGTAATAGGTGGTTTGATCTTGATGAAATAATGCTCAGGAATATATTTGACATCTGGTAGAGAGAAACCTTTTAGCTGATCCATAGATATATCAGAATTATTTGTTATGGTGTGTTCTGTGTTTAGAGTTTCGCAAACCTGTTGatcttttaattgttgGTTAAAGGGCCCGCTGTATGCTTCCTGTGTGCCCGTTAATGGTTCCTCTAAGACCATATATTTACTCACAGTCTCTTCTAATCTTACAATGGGAATAGATATAGCTTTATGAGTGGCTTGATGCCTGGTACATGGTTCACAGTAGTATTTGCTATTCCTTTCACAAAACTTGACATAGATGTATGGTTTCAATATCCAAAGCAGTACACTCTTATTAGTAAACATATAATTTGAATCAATAAAGTATAGTTTGGTTAAAGACATTGGATTGTAAGTATTTTTCAGCAAGTACCAACCACCAGGTGTTAGCGTTGTTTTACTTTCATCTGATGATAAGTCTGTAACAACTTTGCTATTGAGGTTGATTAGGAAACCATCAATAATAGTGAATTGACCTTTCGGTACCGTAATAATCGGATACTGCATTGTTCTTTTGAGAGGAATTATACAACTTATTATGCTTTCTGTACTGTTTTCATGAAAAGATGGCAAACTTTTCTCATTTCTCGTTTTTCCTTCTCTTTCCCTCAGAAAAATGTTTACTTTTTGGAGATTCTAGGTTTTTCGAAATCGGCCTCTCAATGAGAAAAAGCTTAAGTTATGAAGAATGTGTGCTCAAAAATAATCAACTGTGAATGATCAACAaattgaaggaaaaaacAGATACAAATCCTACagataaaaaattaaccTGGGCTTTCTAGCTAGTAATGTATCTGTCTATATCTGACCTCAGTTACGATATTCCATTAATTGGGAATCTTCTGGCAGACAGATAGAAGTACAGTTGTAACCTTAGTGACTAGATATTCAAATTAGGCAAAAACGATAATTGTCCTTAAACCTCTCGAgtcaatatatataatataatacatcaatataaattttatattataaagGCTTGATATGTAGTATTTTGCTCTCATTACAAATCATTATTCAGAGTTAGAGTGTCATTACATTTTTGCTATTTGAAACAGTCGTGTCACTTCCCCAAATAAAGACGTCTCATGCTGtccattttatttttataatcaaagataaatctataatatataatatgtaAGATATAAACATTGACTAAAACATTTAAACGATAATATAGTGTATTCTAGgcaacaaaaatattttttaaacaGGTAATCCCAATCGGTCGATGGTATTAGAGAAAAAGTACTCTTATATACTACTCTCATATACTGGCTAACTTCCCACGAAATTCGTCAATTGTTTCATAACCTTTCTCCTCCATTATTTCTATCAATTCTTTCTGGACTCGATCAAAAACAGAGATACCATCTTTTTGTAGTTCTGTTCCAATTTGAAGCATTGTTGCGCCACATAATAAATGTTCAAAAGCATCTTTTCCTGTAGTAATACCACCAGTACCAAATatcttaatatttttatttaagCGGGTATAAAAGGCTCTCACATTAGCCAAAGCTGTTGGTTTAACATATTCACCGCCAATACCACCAAATCCGTTCTTAGGTTTAATGACAACACTTTCTTTGTCGATATCAACGTAAAGTCCATTACCGATACTATTGATTGAGTTTACATAGCTTAGTGGGAATTGATTTAAAATATCTGCCATTATATCAAAATGGgcaaaatcaaaataagGTGGTAATTTGATACCTAACGgttttttaaaaaaactAAACACCTTTTCTAAGATTTCCTTCGTCAATTCGAAATCATATGCTACCTGTGGTTTGCCTGGTACATTAGGACAGGATAAATTTAATTCGGTAATTCCTTTAAAATCACTCTCTTGAATTATCTTTAAAagttttaaattttcttccacACTCATCCCTGCtacagaaaagaaaattggCCCTTCGTCTGGGAATTTTCTTTGACGTTCCAAAACATAAGATAAGTAGTAGTCAATACCTTTGTTTGGTAATCCCATCGAGTTTATACTCCCAAGCGGCACTGAAAAATATCTTGGTTCTGGGTTTCCTTCTCTCAAAGATGTAGTTGCACTTTTAGTAATGAAAGCACCAGCTTCTGATGTAGCTAATTCATCCAAATCCTTTGTTGTCATACAATGTACACCAGATGCATTCATGAATGGATTTTCATATGTGTAATCTAAAAATTTAGTAGCAAGTGATACAGTCATTTCTAATGAGTCAATATTCTGGGTTTCTTCTTGGACTAGCTAACCTTTCCAGCACCATCGTCGtgaatatgaattttgAAACGAAAAATGACCTTTTATATTTCCCGgttgatgaaaaatattacgTAAAGTTAATTCCTTTTTGttcaatattcaataaGTTCCATGAAGTTAAAAAATTGGTTAAAATCGAAAGTTCGGAGATTTCCGAAATTACATTCGCGTGCGCAAAACTTGACTTTCTCTCCTCATTGTTGATACGGAAAAGAAGACGCTTAAGCGTAGAAGGTTCCGAGTTATGTTTAGACTCTAAGTGACAGAAAAGTGGAAGTATAGAGCATGAAAACGGATCAGTTGGATAGAGAGTTATAGCCTAATACGCAGAAGCAACGAAGTTTCAGATAAGCTATATATGATGCACAGTATTGGTGGGAACATATCATCGTATAGATAGAAATATCTGAGGGCGTGCAACGGATTGCTGTGTCCCATAATAGCTATTGTAGAAACGTGTCTTAAacacaaaatataatttcaaGGGATAATTATTACTTTAAGGAAATCCATCAAAGGGCTGAGATATAGATTAGAGAAATAACACTATTCGAGAAACATATAAAAAGGATGAcagtttatatattttatataccATTTCCTTTCTGTTTATTATATAGTCGCTACAtagaaaaacaacaagCTTTTACAAGTAATCAACTGCATACTCAGTTATCATCTACTAATATACTATgtcttctaataataataacattgaCATTAACACCCAAAACGCCATCACCCACTCTTCTTTGAGTTCATCTCAATACATAAAGTTAATGAACGACTtaatctttatttttatttttgtttatccTTCAGCTATAGTGTGAATTATGTAAACAAGACTTGATTATGCACAAAAAATCGTTAacattattgtttttagTGACGGGGAACTCATTTGGTAACGATAGTTCTACTACTCCTCCATAGAGCACTAGCTAGCTACTACGTAACAAACACATTACCACTAAACAAATTCTTGGCGTGCCCACAGCTCTTCCTACCATTAAGGTCTATAAggaatattttatattgtaataatCGATCCAAATGAGTTACTTTCAAGCCTTTGGGTGATTATTTCTAGTCTTTTCTACGTGCAGTGCAGAAAGACTTTTAATCTGCAGAACAAATATCTGGTATCGCATGTAGTcgatattttcttcattactTGTATAATGCAGGACCAGAGGGCCAGTTGGAATACCctttcttattatttagGAAATGGTAGGATCCAAGTTTTCAGTAATTTAAAGTTCAgtcaaaagaaaaggataCTATCTAGTACGAGTAAAATAGATCACCCTACTACATAACTGTCTATGGTGGTCTACAAAACCTTAATGATCACTatgaaaatttcttaatatatCCTCTCCATTAATTAGAACACATATATCAATATAAAACGAAGTTCAGTAGAAGAaccaaaaattaaatttatcttATATAGATTTTATAAACATGAAACGTTTACAATTATAACTGACCTGGAGCCTAGATTAGTAAACTAATGAACTATATGAATGGTATTTGTCCGGCAAAAATGATTTCGTTGACCTAAGAGTTGATGACTATACAAAGGGCCATATTAGAGCAGCTTGGAATTTTGCCACTGTAGGTTAGTTCACCGATGAAGATTTAGTTTGTTTGTCGAAGCGGTTAGAAGAAATTCCTGGAAGTGATGTTTCTAGTCATAAAATTAAGGcgatttttcattgttcTTCCTCTAGAGGACGTTGCCCAAGGGTGGCTCAGCAATTTAAAGACTTCAGTgatcaaaataaatttcaggaaaattttgaaagcTATGTCTTGGTTGGCAGCTTTACTGGTTGGATGTCATTGACCGAGGAAAAATATACCTTTGACTCGGTCACTATTTCATGATGAATAATAGATTATAAGAGATGATATGATTTATACTTTGATATATATCCTGATTTCTTGACTATGTGTGTTGGGTGTGTAACAGAATTTTGCTACTGAGCCATAATATTGTGGAATGAACGAAAAGATTAGAAGTTCTACCATTGGTAGTGATATTACATGGACATCTTACGTGTGTCAGTTTCCGCGAGAAACTCAGATTGTATAGTGCCTCCCAGCCGAATGAGGTTTCGATAAAAGACGTTCATAGTAATAAATAAGTTTGCTACggtaaaataatattatttggtaTTTATCTGGTATTTATCTGGTATAAACACCATATCGAAGATCAAGATGTTGGAGTATACGTTCTGGTCTatacattatatatatatatataataacagcgaattcttttcttcttagtCGTTCTTTCATACTATGTGCATTTTACAGTTACTGTTCTTATATCCGCATAGGGATATGGAATATGCGCGTAACTTCTATGCTAGCAAATAGTTATAATATACTTATCCTAGTTTGTTATCTTTAGTTGTAATTCATTTATTGTAACTCACTGTGAAATCACATTGGCATATGTATAATATAACTTGAGAGGTTTGTCCAGTAGAATTTATCTAGCCATTTTTAGGTTAGGTTGATGCatcatatataattatatatgaaattaGGGGCCAGTACTCAAATCGGATTTGAATTACGTTCGTTTTAGAACAGACTCTGACTTAGAATAATTGGACCTTTTGTTTGAAAGCGGCGGTAAAAActaatttaatgaaaatcGATTTTATACCTTTTCTTTGTCAGTCTCCTCAATAACAACTTGGCTGTTCCTCCATATGAATGCATGCTCGAAATATTTCGAAAAGATAGCTAATATTAGTAAGATTGGTACTTCCAATAAAGGACCAAATGTTGCGGCTATTGCTTGTTTACTAGAGTTCCCATATAACGAAACTGCTACAGCTAGCGAAAGTTCGAAATTATTCGAAGCCGCCGTAAAACATTGAGTCATGGTAATTGGAAAATCTGCACTACAAGTTTTTTTACCGTAATATTTACCGTCAAGCAGTAATTGTTTTTCGCAATTACAATCGGTTTCATTGTCATTCGTGGTAGCTGATGAAGGATTTTCTCTTTTGCTTCTGGTTAACACTCGCATTAGGAAAAAGCAGCCGAACCATGTAATTATGAAGTAAAGAGTTAAAGGAACAAAGCAAAGGAATGCCGACCCGATGTGGTGCAGGAAACTGTGGCCATTTCCAATAAATATCACAATAATTGTGTAATGGAACGCGATTAATCCCCATGGTTTGATAAGGGGCATGACTCGTTTGTTAAAGTTTTCTTTGCCTACTAGTGCAAAACTTGCGAATCTGATGATAAAGCCTGCTCCCAAAGGAATACCTAAAAATACACCCACAGACTTAGCAACATCACTGTAAACATTTACATTATGATTGTAGGACGTCCCAGTAATAACATagcaaaaaaatatttgataagGGGCATATAGTACCATTTGTAAAAGAGAAtttataataacaatgacGACACAAAGCATCATATCTCCTCCCGAGATCTGATTCCAAGTAATCACCATTGCAATACATCTGGCCATACCAATCATTATGATACCTTCACGATACTCTGGTTCCTTAAATAAGACGAGCCATGCTAATCCGAACATGATAAATGGACATATTATCCAATTTAGCACCAAAGAATAGATCAACTGTTTCCCAATATATGGACTCCAAATATAGGAAGGTAATACCTCCCATTCTACATTACATAAAGGCGGCAACATCATAATAACCATCCCAACAGCTAAGGGAATGGATACTCCTACCAAATTTTGATGAGGCGATGGTGTAAAAGGCTTTCGAGCATTTTCACAATATTCTGAGATAACTAAACCGATAATAATGGATATTATAATAGTAAATGGAAGCAAGATATCTGTCCAAGAcagtttctttattatctgCAACCATGTACTACGTTTCATAGTGTCCTTTCTTAGTTTTATGAATGGAAGAAGAGCTTTTTATTCGTTTGTGGAGGTTACTTAATAGATACATTCAACAGATTACTCGCGGCTCATTATCGTTGTATTAAAAAGTTTTTTACattaattcaaaaaattgtcGGCGGAGATAATGCCGACTCACTGGTTACAGCCATGCGTCACTTTTCTCAACCTCGACCTTTTTTGTGTAGCTTGAGTAAAGGTCGGTCAAATAATATGTGcatgataataaaagaGATCTTAGGagtaaaaatatatatattaagtCCCAATAATTAACCTCGGTTAGGATATTTCTCTCTAACTAAAATAACATGTACTAAATATCCAAAAATGTTTATTAATTCATGGAGTCAAAACAAGTCGTCATTATTTTATACTTCTGTACACCTATATACTTTCTACCTTAAGTTATCTAATAGCTTCCCGAATATgaatacatatatataacttTTAAActggaaaaatattatatttgacATTGTAATTATCTACCAAGAATTTCTTCGTTAGGTataatttattagttatCGGCAGTTCAGAGTTATATATTAACCAATTTTAGGTTTGACATGTAAACTAAACATGTTTTATAATTAgtatgaatataataatgtgAATAATCAAATGTTCCAATATATTTTGCTAACATTTTCTGGCATACCTACGCTACGACATTTATCCTTCGTTCTtgtaattattatcaaactGGTGTGTTGCAGATGCGGGTAGAAGACATAAGTAGTGTGTGAGTGAATCAACATATGTAGCCCGGATCAACCCCTTCAATTAAACCGCGGtatggaatatataaatggGCATTGTAGTAAGATAGAAGATTAGAAAGATCATCCTTGAATATGTACTAAAActgaagaacaaaagaaCTAACATATAATAGACATA encodes the following:
- the NDAI0H00110 gene encoding uncharacterized protein, yielding MQYPIITVPKGQFTIIDGFLINLNSKVVTDLSSDESKTTLTPGGWYLLKNTYNPMSLTKLYFIDSNYMFTNKSVLLWILKPYIYVKFCERNSKYYCEPCTRHQATHKAISIPIVRLEETVSKYMVLEEPLTGTQEAYSGPFNQQLKDQQVCETLNTEHTITNNSDISMDQLKGFSLPDVKYIPEHYFIKIKPPITRLKVKNLEKKEEQDKVKELEVLQRSLFDMSLEKNYWRLRKMKEYFFSDGRSEDDFVTFKLIYEKSKTKLLQNIKYVSKSVFPSLISEWIRESNSSKATLFKISDSLMVTGGFLVDIIEKKIINPNEQDYLRNLTDEEKEYIEECDLVDWNILKLTKHPYAVDSPQLFDTLNANNEDFYEDKNGDLWIVPPTEYKGALTPRKYRSIPLHFKSFGWRHIYEPLKKVPLPENPFANDSLESLLGGYHESKDLQDEEYFTFLKDVATLVSYDQQRSYYIKSFNELKSLYIASQGQ
- the URA1 gene encoding dihydroorotate dehydrogenase is translated as MTVSLATKFLDYTYENPFMNASGVHCMTTKDLDELATSEAGAFITKSATTSLREGNPEPRYFSVPLGSINSMGLPNKGIDYYLSYVLERQRKFPDEGPIFFSVAGMSVEENLKLLKIIQESDFKGITELNLSCPNVPGKPQVAYDFELTKEILEKVFSFFKKPLGIKLPPYFDFAHFDIMADILNQFPLSYVNSINSIGNGLYVDIDKESVVIKPKNGFGGIGGEYVKPTALANVRAFYTRLNKNIKIFGTGGITTGKDAFEHLLCGATMLQIGTELQKDGISVFDRVQKELIEIMEEKGYETIDEFRGKLASI
- the ARR3 gene encoding Arr3p: MKRSTWLQIIKKLSWTDILLPFTIIISIIIGLVISEYCENARKPFTPSPHQNLVGVSIPLAVGMVIMMLPPLCNVEWEVLPSYIWSPYIGKQLIYSLVLNWIICPFIMFGLAWLVLFKEPEYREGIIMIGMARCIAMVITWNQISGGDMMLCVVIVIINSLLQMVLYAPYQIFFCYVITGTSYNHNVNVYSDVAKSVGVFLGIPLGAGFIIRFASFALVGKENFNKRVMPLIKPWGLIAFHYTIIVIFIGNGHSFLHHIGSAFLCFVPLTLYFIITWFGCFFLMRVLTRSKRENPSSATTNDNETDCNCEKQLLLDGKYYGKKTCSADFPITMTQCFTAASNNFELSLAVAVSLYGNSSKQAIAATFGPLLEVPILLILAIFSKYFEHAFIWRNSQVVIEETDKEKV